The genomic interval GGCGCCATTCCTGGGCGCAGAGCAGACGCTCATTGTCCGTGACCGCGATCTGCAACACGCCCTCGGCGGCGTTAAGAATCAGCTCCAGGCCCGTGGAATGCGCGTCCATATGCCCTCCCGCGCGGTTCAGCTCTTGAGCAGCCGCCAGACGTCGTTGAACGTGGCCAGCAGCATCAGGCCGATGAGCAGAGCCAGACCCACACGCATGGCGTATTCCTGCACTTTGCGGTTCACGGGCCGCCGGAAGAGAATTTCCAGCAGGCAGAAGACCACCTGCCCGCCGTCCAGAATGGGGATGGGCAGCAGGTTCAGAATGCCCAGGTTGACGCTGATCAGCGCCGTGAGCGCCAGCAGACCCGCCAGGCCCTGGTGGGCCTGTTCGCCCACCATCTGGGCGATCATGATCGGGCCGCCCACCTGATCCAAGGGCACCACCCGTTCGGCCAGTTTGACGAAACTCTGCCAGGTCAGGGAGACCATCCGCCAGGTCTGGTCCGCGCCCGCCGAGGCCGCGTTCCAGAAGCTTTCCGGATGGGTCGCCACACTGCCCGCCGCCCGCACGCCGATGAGCCAGGCCGTCTCGTTTTCGCCGAAAATGGTTTTACGCGTGGCGCGTTCCGCCGTCAGCTCCAGAGCCAGCCTATCGTTTGCCGTCAAATCCTGGCCGCGCCGGTCGTCGGCGTCGGGAGGGGTCTGCACGGCAGCACCGGGAGCGACGCGCTCCACTTCCAGACGCATGGGTCTGCCGTCGCTGCGGGCGATGGCGTCGGACATGGCTTCCCAGCTTTCTACGGTCTGGCCGTTAACGCTCAGGATGCGGTCGCCGGGCCGCAGACCGGCCCTGGCCGCCGGACTGTTTTCAGTCACCGCGCCCACCTGGGGCAGCAGGACCGGCGTGCCCCAGCCGAAGGCCAGACCCCAGCAGAGCAGCCAGGCCAGCACAATATTGGCCGTGGGCCCGGCGGCCACCACCAGCAGGCGCTGCCAGGCCGGACGCAGGGCAAAGCTTTCCTCTTTGCTGAAGCCCTCGGGGATGTCGGCCTCGTCGCTTTCGCCCACCAGTGCCACATAGCCGCCCAACGGCACCAGGGACAGAGCGTATTCGGTCTTGCCCCGCTTGTATTTGAGGATTTTGGGGCCGAAGCCCAGGGAAAAGGTGGATACGCCCATGCCCAAGGCGCGGGCCACGGCAAAGTGTCCCAGCTCATGGAAAAAGATCAGGCCGCCCAGGACAATGATTACGGCAATAATGGTCGTCAGCACTCATGTTCTCCGATCAGCCGCGGGCCAGTTCACGGACCAGCGCGCGGCTGTGATGGTCGAGGCGCTCGATGCGCTCCACCAAGATATGCACTTCACGTTCAAGGGCAAGGGGATCAGCCGCGTCCGCCGGCGTGCTCAGGGGCGGGCAGAGGGGGCTGCGTCCCGGCGCGGTGGCCTCATGGGCCTCCAGAGCCGCGCCGATGAGCCGGGGAATGTCCGCGAACGCGCAATGCCCTTGCAGGAAAAGTTCCACAGCGGCTTCGTTGGCCGCGTTCATCACCACGCACAGCCCGCCCCGCCGGGCCAGGGCCGTGCGGGCCAGAGCGAGACAGGGAAAGGCCTCCAGATCTGGCTCATGGAAGGAAAGCGGCCCGGCGGCTACCAGATCCAGCGGCGGCACGCCCACGGGCGCGCACTGCGGCCAGAGCAGACAGTGCGCGATGGCCATGCGCATGTCCGCCGTGCCCATCTGGGCCAGCAGCGAACCGTCGGCCAGTTCCACCATGGAATGGACCACGGACTGGGGGTGCACCAGCACGCGGATGCGCTCGCTGGGCACGCCGTAAAGCTGGAAGGCTTCGGCCACTTCCAGACCCTTGTTCATCAGCGTGGCGGAATCAATGCTGATTTTCGCGCCCATGCTCCAGTTGGGATGCCTGAGGGCCTGCTCCACAGTGACCTGGCGCAGTTCCGCCGCGCTTTTGCCGCGAAAGGGACCGCCCGAGGCGGTGAGCACCAGGGCGGCCACTTCCTGGCCGCGCCCGGCCAGACATTGAAAAATGGCGTTGTGCTCGGAATCCACCGGCAGGATGACCGCGCCGGTGCGGGCGCAGATGTCGCGCACCAGACCACCGGCCAACACCAGGGATTCCTTGTTGGCCAGGCAGACGACCTTGCCGGAGAGCGCCGCCGCCAGAGTGCCTGCCAGTCCGGCCGCGCCCACCTGCGCCGAAAGTACGGTGGAGGCTTCAGGCAGGGCCGCCAGTTGCGCGTAGCCCTCACGTCCCGTCAGAATGCGCGGCCTGTACCCGGAGGGCAGCAGGGCCCCCAGCCCGGCGGCGGCCGCCTCGTCCAGAACGGCCAGAAAGGGCGGGCGGTGGCGCTCGGCCTGCGCCGCCAGACGCGTCACATTGCGGGCGCAGGCCAGACCCAGCACACGGAAAAAGTCCGGCCGGGCTTCCACCACGGCCAGAGCGTTACGCCCGATGGAACCGGTGGCGCCCAGAATAACCAGACCGCGCGGCGTCTCATGCTGCCAGCGCCCGGAGGGCGGCCCTGATATGTAGTCGATCGCCGGGCCGCCTTGGCCCGGCCAGAGTTCTGCCATTGTATTTTTCTGTTTCCGTGAACCCGCCGTGGGGAGAAAGGACCCGCGCGGCGATGGATTTTGTTCCCTGACAAGGAAGGCGTCCGCTGCGGTTCAGGGATAGTGCAAACCGGTACAGACCAGAACCGCAGCGGACGCCTGACGCGGTTCAGGGGGCAAAAGACGCGTTGCGCGGGTCCTTTCTCAGAAGAAGAAAAACCACTGGTCCACAACCGCCACCATGGGCATGGCGAACAGCAGGCTGTCCGCGCGGTCCAGAATGCCGCCGTGTCCGGGCAGGAGGGAACCGGAATCCTTGACGTGGACCGAGCGCTTCAACGCGGACTCGAAGAGGTCGCCCACCTGGGCGAAGGCATTGACCGCCACGCCCAGCAGGGCAAAGGAGAACCAGCCCACCTTGCCGTAAATTTCACCGTACACGGCGCAGAAGATCACGCAGGCCACCAGGCTGCCCACAGCGCCTTCGGAACTCTTGTTGGGGCTCACGCGCGGCCAGAGTTTGTGATGCCCGAAGCGGGTGCCCACGAAATAGGCGGCGGTGTCGGACACGGCCACGGCGGCGAGCACGAAGACCAGCTTGACTGTGGAGAGGTAGGTGGCCGGCAGCAGCAGCAGGGGAATGTAGGCCAGCCCGGCCATGAAAATGCCGCTGTCCGAGAAGGGATTTTCCTCCTCCACCACGTTCCAGCGGAACAGAAAGGTCATGGCCGCCAGCACAAAGCCCGCGCCCAGGCAGACCAAGGCGTCCTGCGGCCGGTTCAGCCAAGTCAGGCAGAGCATGCCCCAGCCCAGGGCGATGGCGCAGATCCGGCTGGGGATGCGCTCTGTGGGGCCCCAGAACAGCGAATAGAATTCCCAGAGGCCCAGAGCGGCGACCAGCAGGATGACGAAGAGCAGAGGCCAGCCCCGCAGCCAGAGCACGAGCAGCAGGACGGCGGCCAGAGCCAGACCGGTAATGATGCGGCGGATGTCGACGGCATGGTCAACAGACATCGATTTGCTCCTGTGTTTTGCCGAAGCGGCGCGAGCGCCCGGCATAGACGGCCAGCGCTTCGCGCAACTGGTCCGCCCCGAAATCGGGCCAGGGCACGGGCGTGAAATACAGCTCGCTGTAGGCGCACTGGTAGAGCAGGTAATTGCTCAGGCGCTGCTCGCCGCTGGTGCGGATGAGCAGGTCCGGATCGGGCTGTCCGGCGGTATAGAGGCGTTCTGCCAGGCTTTCCTCAGTGACGTCTTCGGGCCGCGCGTTTTCACGCAGAAAGGTCCGCACGGCGCGCACCAGTTCGGCGCGGCCGCCGTAATTGAGGGCCAGGTTCAGGGTCATTTCCCGCCCGGCTTCCGTGCGGCTCATGGCGTGGCGCAGGGCCGTGCGCTGGGGCAGGGGCAGGCCGTCCAGGTCACCCAGCACCTTGAGAGCGATGCCCTTTTCTTCCATCAGCGGCACCTCGCGGCGCAGAAATTCCAGCAGCAGGCTGAACAGGGCGCTGATTTCGGCCTTGGGCCGGTTCCAGTTTTCGCTGGAAAAGGCGTAGAGGGTCAGATGGCGGATGCCCAGTTCCCGGCATTCCGTGACCACATTGCGCACGGTTTCGGCTCCGGCGCGGTGCCCGGCCGAGCGCGGCAGGCCGCGCGCCTGGGCCCAGCGGCCGTTGCCGTCCATGATGATGGCGATGTGCGCGGGCAGATTGTCCGGGATGTCTTGAGCTTGAATCATTGAAGAATGCCTATACGGACTGCTCCAACAAGCAGTAAAAAAACGAACATCCCACATCGGCAACAGGGGAAGTTTTTCCGTCGTCGGCGTCAATCTTCGCTTGGGCCTCCGGTCATGGACGAGAAGAGTCCACTCCTGTCGGCCCAAGCTTGATTTCCTTGCCGACGGAAAAACTTCCCCTGTTGTCTAGATGTCCATGATTTCCTTTTCCTTGCCCGCGCACTTCTTGTCCACCTCGCCCACGAACTTGTCCGTGAGCTTCTGGACGTCGTCCACAGCCTTTTTCAGCTCGTCCTCGGTGATTTCCTTGTCCTTTTCCAGCTTTTTCAGACCGTCGTTGGCGTCGCGGCGAACATTGCGCACGGCCACCTTGGCCTCTTCGCTGTACTTGCGGGCCACTTTGACGAGATCCTTGCGGCGCTCCTCGGTAAGCGGCGGAATGACGATGCGGATGATCTTGCCGTCGTTGACCGGGGTCAGACCCAGGTCGGACTTGAGAATGGCCTTTTCCACCACCGCGATGCCGCCCTTGTCCCAGGGCTGGATGGTCAGGGTGCGGCTGTCGGGCACGGCCACCGAGGCCATCTGGCTGATGGGCGTGGGCGTGCCGTAATAGTCGGCCTTGATGCCGTCCACCAGGGCGGTGGAGGCGCGGCCTGTGCGCAGTTTGGCGAAGTCGCGGTCCAGCGCGGCCAGGGCCTTTTCCATGCGGTCCTCAGCGTCCAGAAGGGTGCTGTCGATATCCATCAATCCTCACTCCTTGGGTGGATGAAAAACTCGGGGACGCGCGGAAAACGGTCGTTCGGGCCGTTGCGCGCGGCGGGCGCGCCCCTCAATTTTCCTGTACGATGGTGCCCACGGCCTCGCCCAGCACGGCCCGGCGGATATCCCCGCCGAACATGCGGCAGACGATGATGGGCAAATTGTTGTCGCGCACCAGGGCGAAAGCCGTGGCGTCCATGACGCCCAGACGGCGCGCGAGCGTCTCGTCGTAGCTGATACTGTCGAATTTCACGGCGTCGCGGTGCTTGGCCGGGTCCTTGTCATAAATGCCGTCCACCTTGGTGGCCTTGATGATGGCGTCGCATTTCAGTTCCATGCCGCGCAGGGCCGCCGTGGTGTCGGTGGTGAAATAGGGATTGCCCGTGCCCGCGGCGCAGATCACCACCCGGCCTTTTTCCAGGTGGCGCAGAGCACGGCGGCGGATGAAGGACTCGCAGACTTCCTGCATGGTGATGGCTGAGAGCACCCGCGTGGGGTAGCCCTGCTTTTCCAGCATGTCCTGGACGGCCAGGGCGTTGAGCACCGTGGCCAGCATGCCCATGTAGTCCGCCGAGGAACGCTCCATGCCCTTGGCCGAGCCCGAAAGCCCGCGAAAAATATTGCCCCCGCCGATGACCAGCGCCATCTCCACGCCCATGTCGAGCACGGTGCCGATTTCGCCGCAGATGGCGGCCACGGTTTCAGGATCAATGCCGGTTTTCTGCTCGCCCGCCAGGGCTTCGCCGCTCAGTTTGAGCAGCACGCGCTTGTATTTGAGTGAGGGCATGGCTCCGCCTTGGTAAAAGCCGCTGAAAGGATACGCCTGCCGCCGGAACGGGTACAGAACCGTGTCGTGCCGTCCTGTAACGGACAAGTCATAGCAGAAAACACGTCCGGCTCAAAGTCTTTTTACCCTGTCAGGGCCGTGCCGCCGTGTCGGCGGAGTCGGGAAGTCCGGGCAGAGGCCATTCCTCCACGCGGAAGGGCAGGCTTTGGGACATTTCCGCCAGTGCGCGGCGCACGGCGCGCTCCCGCTGGGGCGAAAAGACCAGCTTGAGCAGGGCCGGACGGCGTTCCAGCACGGTGAAATAGGCGCAATTGTCGTAGGCTTCCAGCAGAAAGCGGAACAGGGCCACGTGCTCCGGCGCGAGACGCAGCAGCAGACGGCCGCTGCGACACGGCGGCCGCAGGGGAGGCCCTGTCCGGCGGCGGCCGCGCAGGGCCGGAGGCGGGGCGGCTGCCGGACGGGGAGCCGTGCCCATCAGTACCAGCCCAGCCAGCGGGCCAGGATCACCAGGCCGATGCCGAAGGCGATGGTCACGAAGTAGTTTTTGCCCCACCAGGCCACCAGCAGGGCGGGCAGGGAGACCATCAGAAAGAGGTTGGACGTGCCGATGTTGAAGCGTCCCTCGTAGAAGAGCACGTCCGGTCCCACCAGGGCGGCCATGACCGCCACCGGCACAAAGGAGAGCCAGTGACGCAGCAGCGGAGGCAGGCAGTCGCCTTTGAGAAAGGTCACGGGCAACACCTTGGGCAGCTGGGTCACCAGCACGCTGCCCAGAACGCAGAGCAGCAGCGCGCCGTGGGCGTCGATCCATGCGGTCATTCCCGGATTCATGGCCGGACCTCCGAGGTTGCGGGTTGCGCGGGACGTGTCTCGCCGCTGTCCGACCCGCCGCCGGGCGCGTTCAGGCCGGGGCCGCGCCGGGCGTAGAGCAGCAGCACGCCCAGGCTCGCGCCCAGAACGGTGGCCACGGCCACATTCCACTGGCTCATGCCCGCGGCTTTCAGGGCGATGGACAGGACCGTGGTGAACAGGGCCACCAGCACATGCAGGCGGCTCACGCACTGGGGCACCAGCAGGGCCAGAAACATGGCGGTAAGCGCGTAATCCAGGCCCAGCGGCCGGACGTCGCTGACCAGTTCGCCGCAGAAGGCGCCCACGGTGCAGCCGATGACCCAGGCCAGATGGGTGGTGCTGTTGCAGATGTACATGACGCCGGGGTTGAGCGGCCAGCCGCGTTGCAGGGCCGTGATGTGCACGGCGAAGGTTTCGTCCGTGAGGCCCAGGCCCAGCAGAAAGCGCTGCCCGCGCGGCAGGCGGGCCAGCCAGGGGGATTCGGCGGCGGACATTAGCAGATAGCGCAGATTGACGATGAAGACCGCCGCGATCACCGACAGAATGCCAGCGCCCGCGCCCCAGAGACTGGCGAAGACGAACTGGCCCGAGCCGGAAAACATCAGCACGGCCATGGCCACGGCCAGGGACGGGGGAATATTGTTTTTGACCGCCAGCACGCCGAAGGCGAAGCCCACGGGCACATAGCCCAGCACAATGGGCAGGGCGCGCCGCAGGCCTTCCGCCGGAGGTGAGGCTGTGGCAGGACTCGACATAGGACTGACCTCAGCGTAAAAGTAAACTATATGAGCTACTCTTTTTGATTCGCTCTGGCAAGTTTATGGAGGATTGCATGGACGAAACCCCCTTTGCCGCATTACAGCGCGACGCCACGGGCTATCAGCGCTCCTGCGCGCTTACGGCCGCGGCTGAACTGGATTTTTTCACGCTCATTCTGCGCAACGGCAACCGGATGAGCGCCCTGGCCCTGGCGGAAGAGCGCGGCGTGGACGCGCGCGGCGCGGCTGTCCTGCTGGATGCCCTGACCGGCATGGGCTACCTGGAGAAAACCGCGCCCGCCGTGGCGGGCGGCCCGGCGGTCTACACTGTGCCCGAGGTCTGGCGGGAGGCGCTGGACAGCCGCCATCCCCTTTCCTACGTGCCCATGCTGCGGCATATGGCCAATGCCCAGCGGGGCTGGGCGGAACTGGCGCGCACGGTCCGGGACGGCAGACCCCAGACCCGGCGGCCCAGCATTCTCGGCGCGGAAGAGGATGACCGCTCTTTCATCATGGGCATGAATTCCATAGCCGTGCGCACGGCGGGGCCCCTGGCGGCTGCCCTGCAACGGGCCGGAGTGCTGGATTTCGCCGCGAGCCCGGCCCGGATTCTGGATGTGGGCGGCGCGTCCGGCACCTATACCCAGGCCTTTCTGGAAATCCTGCCCACGGCCGAAGCCCTGATTTTCGACCGCCATGTGGGTATTGAGGCCGCGCGGCGGCGTTTCGCGGGCACGCCCCTGGAGGGCCGGGTGCATTTTCAGGCCGGGGATTTTTATCAGGACGCCCTGCCCTCCGGTTTTGATCTGGCCTGGATCAGCGCCATCATCCACCAGCACGGGCGGGAGCAAAGCCGCGCGCTCTACCGCAACGTCCTTCAGGCTCTGAAGCCCGGCGGCAGGGTGGCCGTGCGCGATTTCATCATGAGCGCGGACGGGACCAGTCCGGCGGCCGGAACCCTGTTCGGCCTGAACATGCTGGTGCACTGCGCCGAGGGCAGGGTCTACACCTTTGAGGAAGTGCGGGAGGATCTGGAATTCGCGGGCTTCACGGCCGTGAAACTGGCCGTGCCCGCTGAAACCATGTCGGCTGTGGTCAGCGCCGTGCGGCCGTAAGCGGGACTTCGAATTCTTTTGCGTTTGAGTCAGGCCGCGAACCCTAAATTTCCCTCTGGTCCTGCCGATAAAAGAAGCGTAGTCTGGTATGGTGTCCGGCATCCGGTATGGGCCGCGCCGCCTGTCTGAAGTTTTTGTCGTCCTGAGGTAAAAGGAATATGCCCGAAGCTCTGGAAAGCATCAGCGCCCGTGCTGTGGGGCCGTTGGCGCCGTCCGCTTCCGTCGCCGGTTCCGGCGGCGCGGCCAGGGATGAGCGCGGCCGGGAGTCGGGCGCGTTCAGCCTGCCGGGCCGTGCGGACCAGAACGGCGACGGTTCGCGGCTGAGCGGCGCGGCCCTGACGGACAGTCTCAGCCTGAGTCCCGAAGCTCAACAGCAGTTGCGCGAGCTGAAACAGCGTGACGCCGAAGTGCGCGCCCACGAAGGGGCACATATGGCGGCGGGCGGCGCGCATGTGACCGGCGGGGCCGACTATACCTATCAGAAAGGGCCGGACGGGCGGCAGTACGCCATCGGCGGCCATGTTTCCATTGACGCCTCGTCCGTGCCGGGCGACCCGGAGGCCACCAAGGAAAAGGCGCAACAGGTGCGCCGCGCGGCCCTGGCGCCGGGCGAACCTTCCGGCCAGGACCGGCAGGTGGCGGCCCGCGCCGCCGCCCAGGAAGCCCGCGCCGAGCGGGACAAGCGGAAAGAGGAAGCAGAGGAGAGCCGGAGCGCGGCCGCATCCGGCGGCGTCCCGGACGCGCCTGTTTCCGCCGGAGCGGAGTCTCTTGCCGCCGCTGCTCCCGCTGATGGCGTGGACCCCGGCGCTCCGGACGCGTCCACGGAAAGCATCGCCGCTGCCGCGTCGGCCGGGGCGTCCCCGCTGAACGGTCCGGCGGAGCTGCTCACACGCCGCCGCGCTGCGGGCGCGTATGCCGACATGTCCATGCGCGGCGTCATGCCCACGGCCCTGGCTCCCGGGGGCACGGGCATCTCCCTCCAAGTCTAGGCGCTGTTTCTAACTTGGTTTTTTTGCCTTACGGCTTCGTCATTTCTGTTGCCTTCATCCGTAGTCTCCTTCGTCACAACGGTTGAAGCAAGTACCGTTGAGAGCACGCTCTTTTCGTAAAAAGCTTGCTTTCCTCGCCGCAAAGGCAAAACTCCTCAATTTAGAAACAACTCCAAGTGCGGCCTTCTTCCGTTACCGCAGCGTGTCAGTTGGAGAAATAATGGGCGTCATCCGCCTTGTCGTCCAGGTGCAGATTTGTGGCCAAGGTCATGGCCGCCCTGTATATTTTCACGACATCGCCCATGTGCTGAACGCCCAATCCGCCGAAGATACGCCTCGCTTCGTCCACATTGCCCGCCTCAAGGCAGAGTACGGCATTCAGCCAGGGATAAAAGCAGCCTTCTTTTCGGGTGAGCGCGTTTCTCACGTCCTCGCTCAGCGAGGTCCGGGCCAGAAGATCCTCGAAAGACATATGGTACATGGCGTCCAGAGTGGAAAAAAGCCCCAGCGCGAAAAGCTGCTCCGCATACGGGCGGCCGATGAAGGCCGCCGTGTTGCGCAGAAAATGCGCCCGGAAAATGCAGATCGTGGTCAGCTCCCGGGCGGTGTCGGAGGTGTGGAACTGGTCGGCAATAAGCATGGCCGCAAGCCAGCGGCACAGCCGGTCCAGGCCGATAAAGGCGATGGCCTGTTTGATGGAGTCTATTCTGGTGGTGACGGAAAATGCCACCGAATTGGCGAAATTGAGCAGTCTGAGCGCCAGTTGCGGACTGTGGGAAAGAAGCATCTGCAGTTTTTGCAGCTTTACGTTTCCCGACATCAGGTAGCAGAGCACCCGCAGCTTGGTATGTGCGTCGGGCGCCAGCCGTTTGGCGGAGATCAGTTCGGGCCGCTGGAAGTAAAAGCCCTGGAGCAGTTCATAGCCGTTTTCCCTGGCCCAGTGCGCCTCCTCGGAGCTTTCCACTTTTTCCGCCAGCATGGTCACGCCGCGATGGCGTAACGCCCGTGAGACCTGGGACAGTTGTTCCGCGCTGGCGCTCCGCAAGTCCACCTTCACGATATCGGCAATCTCAACAAAACCTTCCATGTCCGGCTGCCCGGTATAATCATCCAGCGCCAGGGTATAACCTTGGGATTTGAGATGACGGAGAACTTCCACATTCTCCCGGGTACAAGGCACGGTTTCCAGAATTTCGAGAACGCATCTGCCGGGTGAAATGGATTCGGGTATCCCGGTGCGCAACAGATCGTCAGGTATATTTATGAATACCTTGGCATGGGGCGCGGTATGGCTGGAGGCAAAAGCAATGCCGTCCACAATGATTTCCGAGGTCGCCTGGCTTTGATTCCGAATATTGGCCGCGGTAAGATTAAACTGATCCCGAAAGAGCAATTCATATCCGTATAGATTCCCGCGTGCGGTAAATATCGGTTGTCGTGCAAAAAAAAGCATATTTGAATTGACCGGCAGGATGCCGGGAAGTTATTTGTGGCGGCCGTACATTTTGCCGATTTTTTTATTTCAAATATATAAGTATCAATAATCGGAAAAGAGGAACAATTATTGCGATTGTTCGATGATGCATTCTCGACATCTGAAAAAATCATACAATATGGAAAATTATTTCGCAATATTTACGTTAAGTGAAAAATATGTGGCCGAATTCCTGTGGGGACCCTGAAACGCAAAAATTATCCTGCCCGGCATAATGGTTTTTCCCGCGACGGGAAGCCGGGAGGCCGGAACGAACCGGCATGGCCTGAGCGCATATACGTGGACTATGGGCTTGCATGCCGGCTGCCGCTGAAACTTTTTGACGATATCCCGGACAAGCGGGCCATGCAATATCTTGCTAATTATTTATAGATTAATTTCTTATGTTTCCGCAGCGGATTTTTCGCGACGGCGAGGGGGGCGGCTTTTTTGTTCTTGACAATGACGCTTATTTTTTAATAAACGATAATTAATAAATATGCGGCGCGAGAAAATACGCTTGCATGACAGGCTTCACCGACCCGCCTGTCCACCCCAACCCGGAGGAAATCCGTATGTCATCCGTTTTCCGATGCATGGCCCAGACTGAAAGCGTTGCCGTCTCTCTGACCCGCCTGGGGCTCATTGTGGTCCTGCTCTGGATCGGCGGCCTGAAAGTCGCGCCCTATGAGGCGGACGGCATTGTGCCCTTTGTGGCCGAAAGCCCTTTTATGAGCTTTTTGATGAACAACCCTGCGGACTACCGGGCGCACATGAATCCCGAAGGCAAGCTGGTGCCGGAAAACCGTCAGTGGCATCAGGAGCACGGCACCTATACGGCCTCGCATATCATCGGCGCGATCATCGTCAGCCTGGGCATTCTGCTCTGCTTTCAGCCCTGGCTGCCGCAGGTGGCGGCAATAGGCGGGCTGCTGGTGTTCGGCATGTCCCTGGTCACGCTCTCTTTCTTGATCACCACGCCGCAGGTCTGGGTGCCCAATCTGGGCGACGCGGAGCACGGTTTCCCCTATCTGAGCGGCAGGGGACGGCTGGTAATTAAGGACGTCATCATGATGGGCGCGGCTCTGGTCTGCATGGCCGACTCGGCAAAAAAATACCTGCGCCGCCGCACTGCGGCGGCCTGAACGGGAGGACGGCATGAACAGCTCCATTATGACTTCTTTTCGCGGCCCGGCCGCTTGTGCGGCCCTGTATTGTCTGCTAGCCCTGTTGTGCATGGGCGTTGCCTCTGAAACTCAAGCCAAGGATGTTTCAATGAATACTGATATGCAGCATGGCCTGATGCGGAAAAAGGCCCACGGCGATCTGGACACGGTCTGGAAGCGTCTGCTCGACACGCTCACGGCGGCCAAAGCGCCGGTATTTGCCACAGTGGACCACAGGGCCAACGCCCAGGGCGCGGGTCTGGATATGACCGGCGCGCGGGTGGTGATTTTCGGCAATCCCGCCGTGGGCACGGCCCTGATGCAGGCCGCCCCGGAAGCGGCCCTGGACCTGCCTCTGAAGATTCTGGTCTGGGAGAGTCCGGACGGCGTCATGCTGAGCTGGAGCGATCCCGCCTGGATCGCGGGCCGTTACGGGGCCGCCCCCAATCTGGAAGTGGTGGCCAAGATGCGCGGCATGCTGGAGAAGCTCACCAGCGCCGCAGCCGGTTCATAGAACGGGAACAATACTCTCCCATAACCCTGAAAGAGGCCGCATTAATGCGGCCTCTTTCAGGCTGTTGACAAAGTCGGCAGCCCCGAAAATCAGGAGTAGGTCGCAGCTTTGCTGCGCCGTTAAGCGATTGATTTTCCTGCCTTTCCGCCCGGCGAGTTTTCTTGAAAACGAGCCGAAGGCGGCGCAAACGCCGCGAAGCGGGGTTTGTCATTCGTCTGAGGCCGCATTAATGCGGCCTCTTTTACTGTCTGCGCCGGAGAGAAGGGTTACTGCTGTTTGGCTTTCTTGCGGGTCTGCTTGGCGGCGGGCGTGGGTTTGGCCGGGGTTTCCGGTTTGCCCTGGGCGCGGATCACGGCCCTGGCGTCGGGATCGCCGTTTTTGGCGGCCAGGCGGTACCAGCGGGTGGCCTCGCTCAGATTACGGGGCACGCCGGTGCCCTGATCATACATCAGGCCAAGGCTGTACTGGGCGGCGGGCTCGTTTTGTTCGGCGGCCTTGCGGTACCATTCCACGGCCTTGTTGTAATCCTGCGGCACGCCCCGGCCCTGCTCGTACATGAAGCCGAGATTGTACTGGGCTTCGGCGTAGCCGCGCTCGGCGGCGCGGGTGTACCACTGCACTGCTTTGGACGGATCCTGCGCGTAGCCGCGCCCCTCGGCATACATGAAGGCCAGATTGTTCTGGGCCTTGACATGATCCTGCTCGGCGGCTTTTTCAAACCAGTGCACGGCCTTGGTGTCGCTCTGGTTTTCGCCCTTGCTGTTCAGATAGGTCCAGCCCAGGGAATACTGGGCGTCGGCCAGCCCCTGATTGGCGGCCCGGCTGTACCAGTCAATGGCCGCGTTTTCATCCTTGGCCACGCCCCGGCCGTAGGCA from Desulfovibrio porci carries:
- the rseP gene encoding RIP metalloprotease RseP; this encodes MLTTIIAVIIVLGGLIFFHELGHFAVARALGMGVSTFSLGFGPKILKYKRGKTEYALSLVPLGGYVALVGESDEADIPEGFSKEESFALRPAWQRLLVVAAGPTANIVLAWLLCWGLAFGWGTPVLLPQVGAVTENSPAARAGLRPGDRILSVNGQTVESWEAMSDAIARSDGRPMRLEVERVAPGAAVQTPPDADDRRGQDLTANDRLALELTAERATRKTIFGENETAWLIGVRAAGSVATHPESFWNAASAGADQTWRMVSLTWQSFVKLAERVVPLDQVGGPIMIAQMVGEQAHQGLAGLLALTALISVNLGILNLLPIPILDGGQVVFCLLEILFRRPVNRKVQEYAMRVGLALLIGLMLLATFNDVWRLLKS
- the dxr gene encoding 1-deoxy-D-xylulose-5-phosphate reductoisomerase → MAELWPGQGGPAIDYISGPPSGRWQHETPRGLVILGATGSIGRNALAVVEARPDFFRVLGLACARNVTRLAAQAERHRPPFLAVLDEAAAAGLGALLPSGYRPRILTGREGYAQLAALPEASTVLSAQVGAAGLAGTLAAALSGKVVCLANKESLVLAGGLVRDICARTGAVILPVDSEHNAIFQCLAGRGQEVAALVLTASGGPFRGKSAAELRQVTVEQALRHPNWSMGAKISIDSATLMNKGLEVAEAFQLYGVPSERIRVLVHPQSVVHSMVELADGSLLAQMGTADMRMAIAHCLLWPQCAPVGVPPLDLVAAGPLSFHEPDLEAFPCLALARTALARRGGLCVVMNAANEAAVELFLQGHCAFADIPRLIGAALEAHEATAPGRSPLCPPLSTPADAADPLALEREVHILVERIERLDHHSRALVRELARG
- a CDS encoding phosphatidate cytidylyltransferase; translated protein: MSVDHAVDIRRIITGLALAAVLLLVLWLRGWPLLFVILLVAALGLWEFYSLFWGPTERIPSRICAIALGWGMLCLTWLNRPQDALVCLGAGFVLAAMTFLFRWNVVEEENPFSDSGIFMAGLAYIPLLLLPATYLSTVKLVFVLAAVAVSDTAAYFVGTRFGHHKLWPRVSPNKSSEGAVGSLVACVIFCAVYGEIYGKVGWFSFALLGVAVNAFAQVGDLFESALKRSVHVKDSGSLLPGHGGILDRADSLLFAMPMVAVVDQWFFFF
- a CDS encoding isoprenyl transferase; its protein translation is MIQAQDIPDNLPAHIAIIMDGNGRWAQARGLPRSAGHRAGAETVRNVVTECRELGIRHLTLYAFSSENWNRPKAEISALFSLLLEFLRREVPLMEEKGIALKVLGDLDGLPLPQRTALRHAMSRTEAGREMTLNLALNYGGRAELVRAVRTFLRENARPEDVTEESLAERLYTAGQPDPDLLIRTSGEQRLSNYLLYQCAYSELYFTPVPWPDFGADQLREALAVYAGRSRRFGKTQEQIDVC
- the frr gene encoding ribosome recycling factor, with the translated sequence MDIDSTLLDAEDRMEKALAALDRDFAKLRTGRASTALVDGIKADYYGTPTPISQMASVAVPDSRTLTIQPWDKGGIAVVEKAILKSDLGLTPVNDGKIIRIVIPPLTEERRKDLVKVARKYSEEAKVAVRNVRRDANDGLKKLEKDKEITEDELKKAVDDVQKLTDKFVGEVDKKCAGKEKEIMDI
- the pyrH gene encoding UMP kinase → MPSLKYKRVLLKLSGEALAGEQKTGIDPETVAAICGEIGTVLDMGVEMALVIGGGNIFRGLSGSAKGMERSSADYMGMLATVLNALAVQDMLEKQGYPTRVLSAITMQEVCESFIRRRALRHLEKGRVVICAAGTGNPYFTTDTTAALRGMELKCDAIIKATKVDGIYDKDPAKHRDAVKFDSISYDETLARRLGVMDATAFALVRDNNLPIIVCRMFGGDIRRAVLGEAVGTIVQEN
- a CDS encoding DUF4911 domain-containing protein, whose amino-acid sequence is MGTAPRPAAAPPPALRGRRRTGPPLRPPCRSGRLLLRLAPEHVALFRFLLEAYDNCAYFTVLERRPALLKLVFSPQRERAVRRALAEMSQSLPFRVEEWPLPGLPDSADTAARP
- a CDS encoding AzlD domain-containing protein translates to MNPGMTAWIDAHGALLLCVLGSVLVTQLPKVLPVTFLKGDCLPPLLRHWLSFVPVAVMAALVGPDVLFYEGRFNIGTSNLFLMVSLPALLVAWWGKNYFVTIAFGIGLVILARWLGWY